A section of the Oncorhynchus tshawytscha isolate Ot180627B linkage group LG09, Otsh_v2.0, whole genome shotgun sequence genome encodes:
- the svilc gene encoding supervillin isoform X2, whose protein sequence is MDTIENPDLEPRSERIARYKAERRRELQERYGNMEELPSKWVRRDGTLMNSDSTPPSTDRTLSGGLNGRAGGPEGGRRDLHLESNTPLESEHRRFSNGFEADTAADPTYLQRKCSSDSAGVLSGVEPLAPPGTPGPDAAQLQTRVSVGQLRCALLQQTGTGTQPEKVPDSGRAASSLDLAVKPGSEGGRRRTRRYVPGVSGGGSKTNERFRTQPITACEVQESGGLLEAEEEENAKADVKTDDRAKMSVAAKMSLFKELEKSAAPEASSFLKPRSGSVAYERRVRRGNEHRSLTQPITCEEMVVATSTPQPAESGEAQAVQAEAEAVEDDENNKLTMSEKLALFNKLSLPGNLGDSAPHAPPERRRQKGARYRTQPITVEEVSLLQKGPIRLPPLRLSPTLSDRQQEQSINLRPSEVRQAQPRPGADVEPATGPDPSQQGQQQRRDSEPGEIRGILRNSASGAPVRDRDRDTMWEDRQQDQDGGGERENEVEERRAERHDNVPVPCRERPASSAPWRQRNRNRRETVAVCSPARPSSEQGHPQEERPSLAEHRKQMDPPGNISGRDRLSDASREEGEEEKWGRVRRDTPPRQHVQVTLADQEKEDNEISHDAPVVNPQCWVPVFSSVYSNSTPQYVMCYNQTSSSYEAQEVSSPTQVCSQPQWRQKQTRPVEAEELPQASVAERMRTLQDSEEQWKTRGRGAANDSAQYTVAGRMAKRGLVTPVSDIDETPPSHTKRPSTGATATACPCEEISSHPGMEVEEDTKLDKLDSIVDRLNTAPQDTPLEVTSVGEKEVMTPDDQETCGGFYREVSPHSPSALPAGAGAATGTDPEQDLSALCQTNTPMLTSEVAQHRRSVRPSRRTQGSRNPLRALAARDDIRQDFMGERITMATVNTNRTQVEKCLASTEDFSSVHLRDVTSTESVRNSNNLPISNLMLIHVKGWHHVQVRLVEPTARSLNSGDCFLLVTPTHCILWSGEFANATEKAKASELASLIQTQGDLGCLACEVIHLEEGVNTDNSLASDFWNLLGGKTQYRGAGAPEEDELYESGVVESNCLYRLVENRLVPHEQAWAAIPTVSLLGSTEALVFDFGSEVYLWHGKDVAPGDRSVAVQLAQQVWGGPYDYSNCRVNPLDPTHCNPSIQPQGERRPNWALFGCVSEHKETALFREKFLDWAADKEETAAMVVEEAQTAMPVWPQQSPLPQQQIECVSLCACDAKALVAGQGVALPGDGVVSTVLEGVNVQRGHGVVPLEDGRQVELSTVAVDTWHIQEFEDSEAQLESPGQLHEGDTYLIRWTYTLSPVDESGQPGRECSAVFIWQGRHSSNNGRGASALRSHEGTQVMVPQGQEPPCFLQLFQGGLVIHKGCRADTTNNTGVWRLFCVRGELPEEASLLEVDCSCGGLRSRGSLILLNSQQGALYLWYGCKVHASSREAGKRAVERLTQMCPPELGLSRDSLSRVQEVEEGAEPVEFWNAIGQQDRKTYDCMLQDPGKYNFTPRLFHLSGRSGTFQGEELQSPARLPGVVMAMPFVQESLYFVPQPALFLLDNCMELYLWQAGEPEDSQTTGSACIHWANERRCAMQTVLQYCKERNPRRPLQAYLIQDGVEPLTFTNVFPRWEKRPTPTTQGEAGRVKLTLVQDALAQLSKTQYPLEELLQTPLPEGVDPQCLEIYLSDHDFQTILKMKRDEYDSLPNWKQVSLKKSKGLY, encoded by the exons ATGGACACTATCGAGAACCCCGACTTGGAGCCCAGATCGGAGCGGATCGCCCGCTACAAGGCCGAGAGGAGGCGGGAGCTGCAAGAACGCTATGGCAACATGGAGGAGCTCCCATCCAAGTGGGTGAGGAGGGATGGGACTCTCATGAACTCAGACAGCACACCTCCCTCCACAGACAGGACCCTCTCTGGGGGGTTGAACGGCAGAGCGGGGGGGCCGGAGGGTGGCCGGAGGGACCTCCACTTGGAGAGCAACACCCCTCTGGAGTCAGAACATCGGAGATTCTCCAACGGCTTTGAGGCAGACACCGCTGcagacccaacatacctccaaaG GAAGTGTTCTTCTGACTCTGCCGGCGTGTTGAGTGGGGTGGAGCCCCTAGCTCCCCCAGGCACCCCTGGACCCGACGCGGCCCAGCTGCAAACGCGGGTGTCGGTGGGCCAGTTGAGGTGTGCCCTGCTGCAGCAGACTGGGACTGGAACACAGCCTGAGAAAGT TCCTGACAGTGGCCGTGCAGCCTCTTCCCTTGACCTGGCTGTAAAGCCGGGCTCGGAGGGGGGACGGCGGCGCACCCGTCGCTATGTCCCTGGGGTGTCAGGCGGGGGCAGCAAAACCAACGAGCGCTTCAGGACACAGCCGATCACAGCCTGTGAGGTGCAGGAGAGTGGCGG gCTGCTggaagcagaggaagaggagaacgcTAAAG CTGATGTGAAGACAGACGACAGAGCCAAGATGAGTGTGGCGGCCAAGATGTCTCTGTTTAAA GAGCTAGAGAAGTCAGCAGCCCCTGAGGCCTCGTCCTTTCTGAAGCCTCGCTCTGGCAGCGTCGCGTATGAACGCAGAGTACGCCGTGGCAACGAGCACCGCTCACTCACTCAGCCAATCACCTGTGAGGAGATGGTGGTGGCCACCAG CACCCCCCAGCCAGCAGAGTCAGGCGAGGCCCAGGCTGTGCAGGCCGAGGCGGAGGCAGTGGAGGACGATGAGAACAATAAGCTGACTATGAGCGAGAAGCTGGCTCTGTTCAACAAGCTGTCCCTGCCAGGGAACCTGGGGGATTCCGCTCCCCATGCCCCCCCAGAGAGACGCAGGCAGAAGGGGGCGCGCTACCGCACACAGCCCATCACCGTGGAGGAGGTCAGCCTG CTCCAGAAAGGCCCCATCCGACTGCCCCCGCTGCGCCTGTCCCCCACCCTGTCTGACAGGCAGCAGGAGCAGTCCATCAATCTGAGGCCCAGTGAGGTGCGTCAGGCCCAGCCTCGACCCGGGGCCGATGTGGAGCCTGCCACAGGACCTGACCCGTCCCAGCAGGGCCAGCAGCAGCGCAGGGACTCTGAGCCAGGAGAGATCAGAGGCATCCTGAGGAACAGCGCCTCTGGAGCACCAGTACGGgaccgagacagagacactatGTGGGAGGACAGACAGCAGGACCAGgacggaggaggggagagggagaacgaggtggaggagaggagggcagaaagACATGACAATGTACCAGTGCCTtgtagagagagaccagcctccTCGGCCCcctggagacagaggaacaggaacaggagggAGACGGTGGCCGTGTGTAGCCCAGCCAGGCCCTCCTCAGAGCAGGGTCACCCCCAGGAGGAGAGGCCTTCCCTGGCTGAACATAGAAAGCAGATGGACCCCCCTGGGAACATCTCTGGGAGAGACAG GCTGTCAGATGCttccagggaggagggagaggaggagaagtgggGCAGGGTGAGAAGAGACACTCCTCCCAGACAACACGTCCAGGTGACCTTGGCGGACCAGGAGAAG GAAGACAATGAGATCTCCCATGATGCACCAGTCGTCAACCCTCAGTGCTGG GTTCCTGTCTTTTCCTCTGTCTATTCTAACAGTACACCTCAATATGTCATGTGCTACAatcag ACCAGCTCTTCCTATGAGGCCCAGGAGGTCTCCTCTCCTACCCAGGTCTGCTCTCAGCCCCAATGGAGACAGAAg CAGACTAGACCAGTAGAAGCGGAGGAGCTGCCACAGGCGTCGGTGGCTGAGCGCATGAGAACGCTACAGGACAGCGAGGAGCAGTggaagaccagagggagaggagccgCCAACGACTCAGCCCAGTACACTGTGGCCGGACGCATGGCGAAAAGAG GTTTGGTGACCCCTGTATCAGACATAGACGAGACCCCTCCATCTCACACTAAGAGACCCTCCACAGGAGCCACAGCAACAGCATGCCCATGTGAAG AGATCTCCAGTCACCCTGGGATGGAGGTGGAAGAGGACACAAAGCTGGACAAACTGGATTCCATTGTGGACAGGTTGAATA CTGCTCCCCAGGACACGCCCCTGGAGGTGACCTCAGTGGGGGAGAAGGAGGTCATGACCCCTGATGACCAGGAGACATGTGGTGGTTTCTACAGGGAGGTGTCTCCCCACTCACCCTCTGCCCTCCCTGCTGGGGCTGGAGCTGCCACTGGAACTGACCCAGAACAGGACCTGAGTGCCCTCTGCCAGACCAACACACCcat gctaaCATCAGAAGTGGCGCAGCACAGGCGGTCGGTGCGTCCGTCCCGTAGGACCCAGGGCTCCCGGAACCCTCTGCGTGCTCTGGCGGCCCGCGATGACATCAGACAGGACTTCATGGGAGAGAGAATCACAATGGCTACCGTGAACACTAACAGGACACAAGTGGAGAAGT GTCTGGCCAGTACAGAGGACTTCAGTAGTGTCCACCTGCGTGATGTCACTTCCACAGAATCAGTGAGGAACAGCAACAACCTGCCCATCAGCAACCTCATGCTCATTCACGTCAAAG GTTGGCATCATGTGCAAGTGCGTCTGGTGGAGcccacagccaggtctctgaacaGTGGAGACTGCTTCCTGCTGGTCACACCCACTCACTGCATCCTCTGGAGCGGAGAGTTCGCCAACGCCACAGAGAAAGCCAAG GCGTCAGAGCTGGCCTCGTTGATCCAGACACAGGGGGACCTGGGCTGCCTGGCCTGTGAGGTCATCCACCTAGAGGAGGGGGTCAATACTGACAACAGCCTGGCCTCTGACTTCTGGAACCTTCTGGGAGGAAAGACACAATACAGAG GAGCGGGAGCCCCAGAAGAGGATGAGCTGTATgagagtggggtggtggagtctAACTGTTTGTACAGGCTGGTggagaacagactggtaccccaTGAGCAGGCCTGGGCAGccatccctactgtctccctaCTGGGATCCACTGAG GCCCTGGTGTTTGACTTTGGCAGCGAGGTGTACCTGTGGCATGGGAAGGATGTTGCCCCTGGTGACAGGAGTGTGGCTGTACAGCTGGCCCAGCAGGTGTGGGGTGGTCCCTACGACTATAGCAACTGTAGGGTCAACCCACTGGACCCCACACACTGCAACCCCAGCATACAGCC GCAAGGTGAAAGACGGCCCAACTGGGCCCTGTTTGGCTGTGTCTCTGAGCACAAGGAGACAGCCCTCTTCAGGGAGAAGTTTCTGGACTGGGCTGCAGATAAGGAGGAGACGGCTGCAATGGTGGTAGAGGAGGCACAG aCTGCCATGCCAGTGTGGCCCCAGCAGAGTCCCCTGCCCCAGCAGCAGAtagagtgtgtgtctctgtgtgcgtgcgATGCCAAGGCGCTGGTGGCAGGGCAGGGGGTGGCGCTGCCAGGGGACGGGGTGGTCTCTACAGTCCTGGAGGGGGTGAACGTTCAGAGGGGGCATGGGGTCGTACCCCTGGAGGACGGGCGGCAGGTGGAGCTGAGCACTGTTGCCGTGGATACCTGGCACATTCAGGAGTTTGAGGACAGCGAGGCTCAGCTGGAGAGCCCAGGGCAGCTGCATGAAGGAGACACGTACCTGATCCGCTGGACCTATACTCTCAGCCCAGTGGATGAAAGCGGGCAGCCTGGGAGGGAGTGCTCTGCTGTCTTCATCTGGCAGGGCCGGCACTCTAGTAACAATGGGCGAGGCGCGTCTGCACTCAGGAGTCATGAGGGAACACAG gtGATGGTGCCTCAGGGGCAGGAGCCTCCGTGTTTCCTTCAGCTCTTCCAGGGAGGTCTGGTCATCCACAAAGGCTGCCGAGCGGACACCACCAACAACACAG GGGTCTGGCGTCTGTTCTGTGTGCGTGGGGAGCTGCCTGAGGAGGCCAGTCTGTTGGAGGTGGACTGTAGCTGTGGCGGCCTGCGCTCCCGAGGTTCTCTCATACTGCTCAACAGTCAACAGGGGGCGCTCTACCTGTGGTACGGCTGTAAGGTCCACGCCAGCTCCCGGGAGGCGGGCAAGAGGGCTGTGGAGCGACTCACTCAGAT gTGCCCTCCTGAACTGGGCCTCAGCAGGGATAGCCTTTCGAGGGTGCAGGAAGTGGAGGAAGGGGCGGAGCCTGTGGAGTTCTGGAACGCTATTGGGCAGCAGGACAGGAAGACCTATGACTGCATGCTGCAAG ATCCAGGGAAGTATAACTTCACGCCACGCCTCTTCCATCTGAGTGGCCGTTCCGGAACCTTCCAGGGGGAGGAGCTGCAGAGCCCTGCACGGTTGCCAGGGGTTGTCATGGCGATGCCCTTTGTCCAGGAGAGCCTGTACTTTGTGCCACAGCCAG ccctgttcctgctGGATAACTGTATGGAGCTGTATCTGTGGCAGGCAGGTGAGCCTGAGGACAGTCAGACCACTGGCTCAGCCTGTATCCACTGGGCTAATGAGAGGAGGTGTGCCATGCAGACAGTGCTCCAGTACTGCAAAG AGAGGAACCCGAGGCGCCCCCTTCAGGCCTACCTCATCCAGGACGGAGTAGAACCCCTCACCTTCACCAACGTTTTCCCTCGCTGGGAGAAGAGACCCACACCCACCACACAG GGGGAGGCCGGGCGGGTCAAGCTGACCTTGGTGCAGGACGCCCTGGCCCAGCTCAGTAAGACCCAGTACCCCCTAGAGGAGCTGCTGCAGACCCCTCTGCCCGAGGGAGTGGACCCCCAGTGCCTGGAGATATACCTCTCCGACCACGACTTCCAG ACTATTTTGAAGATGAAGAGAGATGAATATGACTCCCTCCCAAACTGGAAACAAGTCAGCCTGAAAAAAAGCAAAGGACTCTATTGA
- the svilc gene encoding supervillin isoform X4, which produces MDTIENPDLEPRSERIARYKAERRRELQERYGNMEELPSKWVRRDGTLMNSDSTPPSTDRTLSGGLNGRAGGPEGGRRDLHLESNTPLESEHRRFSNGFEADTAADPTYLQRKCSSDSAGVLSGVEPLAPPGTPGPDAAQLQTRVSVGQLRCALLQQTGTGTQPEKVPDSGRAASSLDLAVKPGSEGGRRRTRRYVPGVSGGGSKTNERFRTQPITACEVQESGGLLEAEEEENAKADVKTDDRAKMSVAAKMSLFKELEKSAAPEASSFLKPRSGSVAYERRVRRGNEHRSLTQPITCEEMVVATSTPQPAESGEAQAVQAEAEAVEDDENNKLTMSEKLALFNKLSLPGNLGDSAPHAPPERRRQKGARYRTQPITVEEVSLLQKGPIRLPPLRLSPTLSDRQQEQSINLRPSEVRQAQPRPGADVEPATGPDPSQQGQQQRRDSEPGEIRGILRNSASGAPVRDRDRDTMWEDRQQDQDGGGERENEVEERRAERHDNVPVPCRERPASSAPWRQRNRNRRETVAVCSPARPSSEQGHPQEERPSLAEHRKQMDPPGNISGRDRLSDASREEGEEEKWGRVRRDTPPRQHVQVTLADQEKEDNEISHDAPVVNPQCWTSSSYEAQEVSSPTQVCSQPQWRQKQTRPVEAEELPQASVAERMRTLQDSEEQWKTRGRGAANDSAQYTVAGRMAKRGLVTPVSDIDETPPSHTKRPSTGATATACPCEEISSHPGMEVEEDTKLDKLDSIVDRLNTAPQDTPLEVTSVGEKEVMTPDDQETCGGFYREVSPHSPSALPAGAGAATGTDPEQDLSALCQTNTPMLTSEVAQHRRSVRPSRRTQGSRNPLRALAARDDIRQDFMGERITMATVNTNRTQVEKSGLASTEDFSSVHLRDVTSTESVRNSNNLPISNLMLIHVKGWHHVQVRLVEPTARSLNSGDCFLLVTPTHCILWSGEFANATEKAKASELASLIQTQGDLGCLACEVIHLEEGVNTDNSLASDFWNLLGGKTQYRGAGAPEEDELYESGVVESNCLYRLVENRLVPHEQAWAAIPTVSLLGSTEALVFDFGSEVYLWHGKDVAPGDRSVAVQLAQQVWGGPYDYSNCRVNPLDPTHCNPSIQPQGERRPNWALFGCVSEHKETALFREKFLDWAADKEETAAMVVEEAQTAMPVWPQQSPLPQQQIECVSLCACDAKALVAGQGVALPGDGVVSTVLEGVNVQRGHGVVPLEDGRQVELSTVAVDTWHIQEFEDSEAQLESPGQLHEGDTYLIRWTYTLSPVDESGQPGRECSAVFIWQGRHSSNNGRGASALRSHEGTQVMVPQGQEPPCFLQLFQGGLVIHKGCRADTTNNTGVWRLFCVRGELPEEASLLEVDCSCGGLRSRGSLILLNSQQGALYLWYGCKVHASSREAGKRAVERLTQMCPPELGLSRDSLSRVQEVEEGAEPVEFWNAIGQQDRKTYDCMLQDPGKYNFTPRLFHLSGRSGTFQGEELQSPARLPGVVMAMPFVQESLYFVPQPALFLLDNCMELYLWQAGEPEDSQTTGSACIHWANERRCAMQTVLQYCKERNPRRPLQAYLIQDGVEPLTFTNVFPRWEKRPTPTTQGEAGRVKLTLVQDALAQLSKTQYPLEELLQTPLPEGVDPQCLEIYLSDHDFQTILKMKRDEYDSLPNWKQVSLKKSKGLY; this is translated from the exons ATGGACACTATCGAGAACCCCGACTTGGAGCCCAGATCGGAGCGGATCGCCCGCTACAAGGCCGAGAGGAGGCGGGAGCTGCAAGAACGCTATGGCAACATGGAGGAGCTCCCATCCAAGTGGGTGAGGAGGGATGGGACTCTCATGAACTCAGACAGCACACCTCCCTCCACAGACAGGACCCTCTCTGGGGGGTTGAACGGCAGAGCGGGGGGGCCGGAGGGTGGCCGGAGGGACCTCCACTTGGAGAGCAACACCCCTCTGGAGTCAGAACATCGGAGATTCTCCAACGGCTTTGAGGCAGACACCGCTGcagacccaacatacctccaaaG GAAGTGTTCTTCTGACTCTGCCGGCGTGTTGAGTGGGGTGGAGCCCCTAGCTCCCCCAGGCACCCCTGGACCCGACGCGGCCCAGCTGCAAACGCGGGTGTCGGTGGGCCAGTTGAGGTGTGCCCTGCTGCAGCAGACTGGGACTGGAACACAGCCTGAGAAAGT TCCTGACAGTGGCCGTGCAGCCTCTTCCCTTGACCTGGCTGTAAAGCCGGGCTCGGAGGGGGGACGGCGGCGCACCCGTCGCTATGTCCCTGGGGTGTCAGGCGGGGGCAGCAAAACCAACGAGCGCTTCAGGACACAGCCGATCACAGCCTGTGAGGTGCAGGAGAGTGGCGG gCTGCTggaagcagaggaagaggagaacgcTAAAG CTGATGTGAAGACAGACGACAGAGCCAAGATGAGTGTGGCGGCCAAGATGTCTCTGTTTAAA GAGCTAGAGAAGTCAGCAGCCCCTGAGGCCTCGTCCTTTCTGAAGCCTCGCTCTGGCAGCGTCGCGTATGAACGCAGAGTACGCCGTGGCAACGAGCACCGCTCACTCACTCAGCCAATCACCTGTGAGGAGATGGTGGTGGCCACCAG CACCCCCCAGCCAGCAGAGTCAGGCGAGGCCCAGGCTGTGCAGGCCGAGGCGGAGGCAGTGGAGGACGATGAGAACAATAAGCTGACTATGAGCGAGAAGCTGGCTCTGTTCAACAAGCTGTCCCTGCCAGGGAACCTGGGGGATTCCGCTCCCCATGCCCCCCCAGAGAGACGCAGGCAGAAGGGGGCGCGCTACCGCACACAGCCCATCACCGTGGAGGAGGTCAGCCTG CTCCAGAAAGGCCCCATCCGACTGCCCCCGCTGCGCCTGTCCCCCACCCTGTCTGACAGGCAGCAGGAGCAGTCCATCAATCTGAGGCCCAGTGAGGTGCGTCAGGCCCAGCCTCGACCCGGGGCCGATGTGGAGCCTGCCACAGGACCTGACCCGTCCCAGCAGGGCCAGCAGCAGCGCAGGGACTCTGAGCCAGGAGAGATCAGAGGCATCCTGAGGAACAGCGCCTCTGGAGCACCAGTACGGgaccgagacagagacactatGTGGGAGGACAGACAGCAGGACCAGgacggaggaggggagagggagaacgaggtggaggagaggagggcagaaagACATGACAATGTACCAGTGCCTtgtagagagagaccagcctccTCGGCCCcctggagacagaggaacaggaacaggagggAGACGGTGGCCGTGTGTAGCCCAGCCAGGCCCTCCTCAGAGCAGGGTCACCCCCAGGAGGAGAGGCCTTCCCTGGCTGAACATAGAAAGCAGATGGACCCCCCTGGGAACATCTCTGGGAGAGACAG GCTGTCAGATGCttccagggaggagggagaggaggagaagtgggGCAGGGTGAGAAGAGACACTCCTCCCAGACAACACGTCCAGGTGACCTTGGCGGACCAGGAGAAG GAAGACAATGAGATCTCCCATGATGCACCAGTCGTCAACCCTCAGTGCTGG ACCAGCTCTTCCTATGAGGCCCAGGAGGTCTCCTCTCCTACCCAGGTCTGCTCTCAGCCCCAATGGAGACAGAAg CAGACTAGACCAGTAGAAGCGGAGGAGCTGCCACAGGCGTCGGTGGCTGAGCGCATGAGAACGCTACAGGACAGCGAGGAGCAGTggaagaccagagggagaggagccgCCAACGACTCAGCCCAGTACACTGTGGCCGGACGCATGGCGAAAAGAG GTTTGGTGACCCCTGTATCAGACATAGACGAGACCCCTCCATCTCACACTAAGAGACCCTCCACAGGAGCCACAGCAACAGCATGCCCATGTGAAG AGATCTCCAGTCACCCTGGGATGGAGGTGGAAGAGGACACAAAGCTGGACAAACTGGATTCCATTGTGGACAGGTTGAATA CTGCTCCCCAGGACACGCCCCTGGAGGTGACCTCAGTGGGGGAGAAGGAGGTCATGACCCCTGATGACCAGGAGACATGTGGTGGTTTCTACAGGGAGGTGTCTCCCCACTCACCCTCTGCCCTCCCTGCTGGGGCTGGAGCTGCCACTGGAACTGACCCAGAACAGGACCTGAGTGCCCTCTGCCAGACCAACACACCcat gctaaCATCAGAAGTGGCGCAGCACAGGCGGTCGGTGCGTCCGTCCCGTAGGACCCAGGGCTCCCGGAACCCTCTGCGTGCTCTGGCGGCCCGCGATGACATCAGACAGGACTTCATGGGAGAGAGAATCACAATGGCTACCGTGAACACTAACAGGACACAAGTGGAGAAGT CAGGTCTGGCCAGTACAGAGGACTTCAGTAGTGTCCACCTGCGTGATGTCACTTCCACAGAATCAGTGAGGAACAGCAACAACCTGCCCATCAGCAACCTCATGCTCATTCACGTCAAAG GTTGGCATCATGTGCAAGTGCGTCTGGTGGAGcccacagccaggtctctgaacaGTGGAGACTGCTTCCTGCTGGTCACACCCACTCACTGCATCCTCTGGAGCGGAGAGTTCGCCAACGCCACAGAGAAAGCCAAG GCGTCAGAGCTGGCCTCGTTGATCCAGACACAGGGGGACCTGGGCTGCCTGGCCTGTGAGGTCATCCACCTAGAGGAGGGGGTCAATACTGACAACAGCCTGGCCTCTGACTTCTGGAACCTTCTGGGAGGAAAGACACAATACAGAG GAGCGGGAGCCCCAGAAGAGGATGAGCTGTATgagagtggggtggtggagtctAACTGTTTGTACAGGCTGGTggagaacagactggtaccccaTGAGCAGGCCTGGGCAGccatccctactgtctccctaCTGGGATCCACTGAG GCCCTGGTGTTTGACTTTGGCAGCGAGGTGTACCTGTGGCATGGGAAGGATGTTGCCCCTGGTGACAGGAGTGTGGCTGTACAGCTGGCCCAGCAGGTGTGGGGTGGTCCCTACGACTATAGCAACTGTAGGGTCAACCCACTGGACCCCACACACTGCAACCCCAGCATACAGCC GCAAGGTGAAAGACGGCCCAACTGGGCCCTGTTTGGCTGTGTCTCTGAGCACAAGGAGACAGCCCTCTTCAGGGAGAAGTTTCTGGACTGGGCTGCAGATAAGGAGGAGACGGCTGCAATGGTGGTAGAGGAGGCACAG aCTGCCATGCCAGTGTGGCCCCAGCAGAGTCCCCTGCCCCAGCAGCAGAtagagtgtgtgtctctgtgtgcgtgcgATGCCAAGGCGCTGGTGGCAGGGCAGGGGGTGGCGCTGCCAGGGGACGGGGTGGTCTCTACAGTCCTGGAGGGGGTGAACGTTCAGAGGGGGCATGGGGTCGTACCCCTGGAGGACGGGCGGCAGGTGGAGCTGAGCACTGTTGCCGTGGATACCTGGCACATTCAGGAGTTTGAGGACAGCGAGGCTCAGCTGGAGAGCCCAGGGCAGCTGCATGAAGGAGACACGTACCTGATCCGCTGGACCTATACTCTCAGCCCAGTGGATGAAAGCGGGCAGCCTGGGAGGGAGTGCTCTGCTGTCTTCATCTGGCAGGGCCGGCACTCTAGTAACAATGGGCGAGGCGCGTCTGCACTCAGGAGTCATGAGGGAACACAG gtGATGGTGCCTCAGGGGCAGGAGCCTCCGTGTTTCCTTCAGCTCTTCCAGGGAGGTCTGGTCATCCACAAAGGCTGCCGAGCGGACACCACCAACAACACAG GGGTCTGGCGTCTGTTCTGTGTGCGTGGGGAGCTGCCTGAGGAGGCCAGTCTGTTGGAGGTGGACTGTAGCTGTGGCGGCCTGCGCTCCCGAGGTTCTCTCATACTGCTCAACAGTCAACAGGGGGCGCTCTACCTGTGGTACGGCTGTAAGGTCCACGCCAGCTCCCGGGAGGCGGGCAAGAGGGCTGTGGAGCGACTCACTCAGAT gTGCCCTCCTGAACTGGGCCTCAGCAGGGATAGCCTTTCGAGGGTGCAGGAAGTGGAGGAAGGGGCGGAGCCTGTGGAGTTCTGGAACGCTATTGGGCAGCAGGACAGGAAGACCTATGACTGCATGCTGCAAG ATCCAGGGAAGTATAACTTCACGCCACGCCTCTTCCATCTGAGTGGCCGTTCCGGAACCTTCCAGGGGGAGGAGCTGCAGAGCCCTGCACGGTTGCCAGGGGTTGTCATGGCGATGCCCTTTGTCCAGGAGAGCCTGTACTTTGTGCCACAGCCAG ccctgttcctgctGGATAACTGTATGGAGCTGTATCTGTGGCAGGCAGGTGAGCCTGAGGACAGTCAGACCACTGGCTCAGCCTGTATCCACTGGGCTAATGAGAGGAGGTGTGCCATGCAGACAGTGCTCCAGTACTGCAAAG AGAGGAACCCGAGGCGCCCCCTTCAGGCCTACCTCATCCAGGACGGAGTAGAACCCCTCACCTTCACCAACGTTTTCCCTCGCTGGGAGAAGAGACCCACACCCACCACACAG GGGGAGGCCGGGCGGGTCAAGCTGACCTTGGTGCAGGACGCCCTGGCCCAGCTCAGTAAGACCCAGTACCCCCTAGAGGAGCTGCTGCAGACCCCTCTGCCCGAGGGAGTGGACCCCCAGTGCCTGGAGATATACCTCTCCGACCACGACTTCCAG ACTATTTTGAAGATGAAGAGAGATGAATATGACTCCCTCCCAAACTGGAAACAAGTCAGCCTGAAAAAAAGCAAAGGACTCTATTGA